A region from the Vicia villosa cultivar HV-30 ecotype Madison, WI linkage group LG3, Vvil1.0, whole genome shotgun sequence genome encodes:
- the LOC131656156 gene encoding cation/H(+) antiporter 15-like, with translation METVNSTIICTSPPLNTHKSVWQHGNPLSSPTPLIFLQVSIITIVTQFLDICLRPLGQTSLVSYILGGLVFGPSVLGHKETLTKFLFPMKGSLTLNTVATFFLGFFYFICCVKMDTATMLKTEKQAITIGLSVFLFTFIIPLGIAFALISFVAMDKSLIEALPLIAISQSLTVFISISVLLTELKILNTNVGRLALSSAMFTDVFSFSITVFIFAVLQVKTSNKSMLTLVWILLSIGGLIVFIIYVMRPVMKWYIARLNGKPVGELCVVSILLCVLLAEFLSEFIGQHYVMGTIFFGLAVPEGPPLASTLISKMETLTCGFMYPIYLAVSGLQTDIFKISIHTTWIITVVVMVSFFVKIVAVMLPGYYYNVPMRDCFVIGLLLNGRGIAELALYNVWKEGKQLTGQQFSLLVLTLLLINAIIAPLVKFVFNPSGQYRAGKRCSILHMKRDSELRVMGCFYKNESSPTMFNIIEASCASIESNVTVIALLLVEILGRSRPLLVAHQPHDTLRTTRCYSSPLDKALKQYTQLNEGCGHEESFTSVSDFDTIHEDICRISLDRIANILIMPFHKKWEIDGTVVVNNRAIQTINIKVLEGAPCSVGILIDRAILSGSPSLILGKSAYYVAVIFIGGPDDSEALAYASRMVRHECVNVSIIRFLIFGEENSKDRKRDTDLVDEYRYYNNGNRRFEITEEVVKDGLEFSSIIRRIIDCFDLVLVGRSHPQSVLLHGQDQWSECPELGVVGDMLASPDFVTKASLLVVQQQRMGGRFSIPSVMPSPRDQVVRDISLDDSTIPSCSISVGKSDM, from the exons atggaaaccGTAAATTCTACAATAATATGCACAAGTCCTCCTCTTAATACTCACAAGAGTGTGTGGCAGCATGGCAACCCACTTTCTTCCCCCACTCCTCTTATCTTCCTTCAGGTCTCTATTATTACTATAGTCACACAATTCTTGGATATTTGTCTCAGACCCCTAGGACAAACCTCTCTCGTTTCTTATATTCTT GGAGGATTGGTATTTGGTCCATCAGTTTTGGGGCACAAAGAGACGCTGACAAAATTCTTATTCCCTATGAAAGGTTCTCTAACACTCAACACAGTGGCAACTTTCTTTCTCGGTTTCTTCTACTTCATATGTTGTGTAAAGATGGATACAGCAACAATGTTGAAAACAGAAAAACAAGCCATCACAATTGGTCTTTCGGTTTTCCTATTCACATTTATAATCCCTCTTGGAATAGCTTTTGCATTGATCAGTTTTGTTGCCATGGACAAATCTCTCATCGAGGCTCTCCCTTTAATAGCCATCTCGCAAAGCTTAACCGTGTTCATCAGTATATCAGTCCTTCTGACAGAGCTAAAAATCCTAAACACAAATGTTGGTCGTCTGGCATTATCATCCGCGATGTTTACCGATGTTTTTAGTTTCTCTATAACAGTATTTATATTTGCAGTATTGCAGGTTAAGACTAGTAATAAGAGTATGTTGACACTAGTATGGATTCTTCTTTCCATTGGAGGACTCATTGTTTTTATCATATATGTAATGAGGCCGGTTATGAAATGGTACATTGCACGGTTAAATGGAAAGCCTGTCGGCGAACTTTGCGTTGTCAGTATCCTTCTATGTGTTCTCTTGGCTGAATTTTTAAGCGAATTCATTGGGCAGCATTATGTAATGGGAACAATATTTTTTGGCCTAGCTGTTCCTGAAGGGCCTCCTTTAGCATCGACTTTGATATCGAAAATGGAAACGCTTACTTGTGGTTTTATGTATCCAATATACCTTGCTGTCAGTGGATTGCAGACTGATATATTCAAAATCAGCATTCACACTACTTGGATTATAACTGTCGTAGTGATGGTCTCTTTTTTCGTAAAGATCGTTGCTGTTATGTTGCCAGGTTATTATTACAATGTTCCCATGAGAGACTGTTTTGTGATTGGGCTTCTTCTCAATGGCAGAGGTATCGCCGAGCTCGCGTTATACAATGTCTGGAAGGAAGGCAAG CAACTAACAGGGCAACAATTCTCTTTATTGGTTCTGACCCTTCTACTGATAAATGCTATCATAGCACCATTGGTAAAATTCGTATTTAACCCTTCAGGCCAATATCGTGCTGGAAAAAGATGTTCAATATTACATATGAAGCGAGATTCTGAGCTCCGAGTCATGGGATGCTTTTACAAGAATGAAAGCAGCCCAACAATGTTCAACATTATAGAAGCCTCATGTGCAAGCATAGAGAGCAATGTTACTGTTATAGCACTTCTCCTTGTAGAGATTCTCGGAAGATCAAGGCCTCTTCTCGTCGCTCACCAACCGCATGATACGCTTCGGACAACAAGATGTTATTCATCTCCACTCGACAAAGCATTGAAGCAATATACACAACTGAATGAAGGATGTGGGCATGAGGAATCATTCACATCGGTCTCCGACTTCGACACAATCCACGAGGACATCTGTCGAATATCCCTCGACAGAATAGCCAACATTTTGATCATGCCATTCCACAAAAAATGGGAGATAGACGGAACCGTCGTGGTAAACAATAGAGCAATCCAAACAATAAACATTAAAGTCCTCGAAGGAGCGCCTTGTTCAGTCGGAATCCTAATCGACCGAGCTATCTTAAGCGGTTCTCCGTCGCTAATATTAGGAAAGTCCGCATACTATGTAGCAGTAATCTTCATTGGAGGTCCAGATGATTCTGAAGCACTAGCCTATGCTAGTAGAATGGTTCGACACGAGTGTGTGAATGTATCAATTATTAGGTTCCTTATATTCGGAGAAGAGAATTCAAAAGATAGAAAACGTGACACTGATCTTGTAGATGAATATAGATATTATAACAACGGAAATAGAAGGTTTGAGATAACTGAAGAAGTTGTGAAAGATGGATTAGAATTTTCTTCTATTATAAGAAGAATAATAGATTGTTTTGATTTGGTTCTGGTAGGGAGGTCACATCCACAATCAGTTTTGTTGCATGGACAAGATCAATGGAGTGAGTGTCCTGAGTTAGGTGTGGTTGGTGATATGTTGGCTTCACCAGATTTTGTGACAAAGGCATCATTGTTGGTTGTGCAACAACAGAGAATGGGAGGGAGATTCTCTATACCTAGTGTTATGCCAAGTCCAAGGGATCAGGTTGTACGTGATATTTCATTGGATGATTCAACAATACCTTCCTGTAGTATTTCAGTGGGTAAATCTGACATGTAA